DNA from Babylonia areolata isolate BAREFJ2019XMU chromosome 35, ASM4173473v1, whole genome shotgun sequence:
ctgttttttgtttgtttggctggtcggggtttttttttgtgtgttttttcttgtttttttcgctCCTACCTTGTCAGTACAGGTGAGTAGATAATGtgatgtatgttttttgtttggttggttggttggggtttttttttttttttttgggctcCTACCTCGTCTGCAGAGGTGAGCAGATAATGtgatgtctgttttttgtttgtttggttggttgtgtttttttgctcTAATCTGTCTGCACAGGTGACTAGATAATGTCTATTGTTTGtacagttggttggttggttggttggttgttgttgttttttgtttatttgtttgttgtttttgtgctccTATCTGTCTGCACAGGTGGGTAGAtaatgtctgtttttttgttttttgtttcttttttgctcctgtctgtctgcactggtgagtagataatgtctggtttttgtttggttggttggttggtgttttttgttgtaggttgtttgtttttgctcctATCTTGTagtggctgttttttgtttgttgggttggttgttttttttgctcctATTTGTCTGCACAGGCGAGTAGATAATatcacacacaaagggggttcaggcactagcaggtctgcacatgtgttgacctggcagattggaaaaatctccaccctttacctatcAGGCACaggctgttactgagattcgaacccaggaccctcagattgaaagtccaatgcttaaactgCTTGGCTGTTGCACCCAGTTTGCTGGTCACGGTACCATGCAGAGTGACCCTagagtgcgtggtgtgtgtgtgtatacgtgtgtgtgtgtgtgtatgtgtgtgcgtgcgtgtgtgtgcatgtgtgtgtggtgtgtgtatgtgtgtatgcgtgtgtggtatgtgtgtgcgtgcgtgtgtgtgtgtgcatgcgtgtgtgtgtgtgtggtgtgtacttatgcatgtgtgtatacttatgtgtgtgtacttatgcatgtgtgtatacttatgtgtgtgtgtgtgtgtgtgtggtgtgtgtgtgtgtgcgtgtgtacttatgtgtgtgtacttatgcatgtgtgtgtgtatgtgtgtgtggaggaagaggaattttttgtttaatgtcccgtcacacatatcggtgatggaagacattttgttaaagtatttatgaatacatctgagtattagaaggggtgggagatgtggatgaatggagggttgggggaaactgggcaaatgagggtaaaaatgtgggttaaaatttggaagaaaaacaaaacaaacaaaaaaccctctgtgTGTTGCAGACTGTGGGGCCTCCTTCCCACTGGCCAGCACCCTCAAGCAGCATGGCCGCATCCACTCCGGGGAGCGCCCCTTCTCCTGTCAGCACTGCTACAAGACCTTCTCTCGCTCCGGGGATCTCACTTCACACCTGCGGGTGCACACAGGTATTCTCTCCGATGCTCTTTGTCAGTGTACACACAGGTTTTTTCTCTCCGATGTTCTTTGTCAGTGTACACACAGGTTTTTCTCTCCGATGTTCTTTGTCAGTGTACACACAGGTTTTTCTCTCTGATGTTCTTTGTCAGTGTACACACAGGTTTTGACTCCGATGTTCTTTGTCAGTGTACACACAGGTATTCTCTCCGATGTTCTTTGTCAGTGTACACACAGGTTTTTCTCTCCGatgttctttgtcagtgcacacACAGGTTTTTCTCTCCGATGTTCTTTGTCAGTTTTTCTCTCTGATGTTCTTTGTCATTACACACACAGGTATTCTCTCTGAAATTCTTTGTCAGTATTCTCTCCAATATTCTTTgtcaatacacacacaggtattctctccaatattctttgtcaatacacacacaggtattctctccaatattctttgtcaatacacacacaggtattatCTCCAATATTCTttgtcagtatacacacacaggtattctCTCCGATGTTCTTTGTCAGTATGCACACAAGTATTCTCTCTGAAATTCTttgtcagtatacacacacaggtattctctccaatattctttgtcaatacacacacaggtattctCTCCAATATTCTttgtcagtatacacacacaggtattctCTCCGATGTTCTTTGTCAGTACGCACGGAGGTATTCTCTCCAATATTCTttgtcagtatacacacacaggtattttCTCTGATGTTCTTTGTCAATACGCACTCAGGTATTCTCTCCAATGTTCTTtgttggtgcacacacacaggtattctGTCCAATATCCTTTGTCAGTGCACACACAGGTATTTTCTCCAATGTTCTTTGTCAATACGCACTCAGGTATTCTCTCCAATGTTCTTtgttggtgcacacacacaggtattctGTCCAATATCCTTTGTCAGTGCACACACAGGTGTTTTCTCCAATGTTCTTTGTCAATACGCACTCGGGTATTCTCTCCAATGGTATTCTGTCCAGTATTCTTTGTCAGTACACATACAGGTATTCTCTCCGATGTtttttgtcagcacacacacaagtattctCTCCGATGTTCTTTGTCAATGCACACACAGGTTTTTCTCTCCGATGTTCTTTGTTGGTGCACACGCACAAGTACTCTATCTGATATTCTTTGTCAGTATGCACGAACAGGTATTCTCTCCAATATTctttgtcagtacacacacagatattctctCTGATGTtttttgtcagcacacacacaggtattctCTCCAatgttctttgtcagtgcacacAGAGGTATTCTCTCCAATGTTctttgtcagtacacacacatgtattttctCCGATGTTCTttgtcagtatacacacacaggtattctCTCTGATATTCTTTGTCAGTACACACGCAAGTagtctctcttctttatttttcttttttgtgctgcccattatctgcactgtttcagtggcattactcccactctGCTCATTTCTGagtcccccaactctctccccccccagccccccacccctgctcccctcccccagccccaaccccctcatacacagccacacctgggtttgtgtgtcacagtctcagcatcgacagtccacagggaaccattgatgttatgttgccaggaggccacacaccagaggtgaccctgcactgctgctgagtcactttggtggtgtttatTGTAATTTAACACACGgcagacaccacctactaagccccatactgttgacagtgattgcttagtcacagagccagactgagtttaGCATGTATTCAGAgttgagaccgccaccacatccctcgaACCTCAGTCACCCATGAATCTGTGAACACCGAAAACCTTGACGGTACTCACCTCAAGCAAGGAATTTGAGTgggatcaaaactgaggtcaacCATGAgaccagggcatgaaaggccacagaatttgggacttttttggggggttgggggtggggggggggtgataaagaTGGAGGAGGATGTTGCTGGGGGGCCATATTTGTTTAGGATTATGTGACAAGGAGGTACTCAAACTTCCTGTAATAATGATGTTCCAGCATTAAACAAGCCTGAGACATACCTCTCTGATATCCATCAGTGAATTGATTGCGAtcatgccttaattttagcccgatcgcccaatcgagccatATGATTATGTGACCTgattgaagacataatttgacaaaaagcaaaaacaccagagaactgacagacagacagaaaatacgaagaagaaaaaacttagccgtatgaagagcacaggaacaggagtcaagatggctgctggaaaaagaggaagctagtcagggatacagacgggaggtaacctacttccgggaggttatcgaccatagctactttcgttttctctgcataggcagatAGAAGTTTGCACacgacaggaatcggactccctgccggagtctgcactagtgggtcatggtaagtatgttagataaacgtaattttaggaaaaaaaatttcctttctgCTGATCATCAGATTCtatgtgttctgtctgtcagaaCAAAATCCTCTGGTCAGTTTACTTTTTGGCTTCCAAGGTCCAGCTATCTGGAACAACTTTCCATTTAACATTACACACTCAGATTCTGCAGTGTCTTTCAAATCTTCTCTGAAGATCCATCTGTATAGGCAGTACTGGTATCTTTGTCCACCACAATTTGAAACTACTTTCCAAgctatgtgtgcttgtgtgtgcttgcatgcgtgggtgcattcatgtgtgtgtgtgtgtgttcctgtgtgagtAATTGAGTTGGGTGAGTTGTGTATTGATGTCAGTTTGTGAAGTTTGTGTAAAtcaatttattttgttatttcaaATGTATAGTTGATGAGTATTTTTTTGCACATCTAAAGGGTTTTGAGCTCTGTTTGACAAAAAGCGCTGAATAAGTGtttattactatgatgatgatgatgatgatgattggtagcagcagcagcagtagtagtagtagtagtagtagtagtagtagtagtagtagtagtagtagtacacagGCATCAGACCCCTCCTGTTTGAAGTTTGTGTAAAgtgattttattttatcattaaatttttgttatttatgggatttttttgtgtttttttttattttttttttacatatgtagTGTTTTGAATAAGTGCTGAttttcatcattataatcatcattgttagtattattattgttattgcttttactatattattattattatcattagtagaagtagtagtatcaatgttatcatcattattattgttgttgttattatcattattgttattattattctaatattattgttgttgttattgttatcattatcatcatcatgattattattatcatcattatcattatcatcatcatcaccatcatcatgattattattcttattatcatcatcatcatgattattatgattatcatgatcaccatcatcatgattattattatgattattactatcatcatgatgatcctCCTCACACAGGTGTCAGACCCTTCCTGTGCCAGGACTGCGGCAAGCGCTTCCCCTCCTCCAGTGACCTGGCCaagcacaagcgcacgcacacagacgacCGGCCCTTCCAGTGCCCCCACTGCCTCAAGcgcttccccttcccccaccgccTCACCGCCCACCTGCGCAGCCACACAGGTGACCGGCCCtacctgtgcactgtgtgtggagcGGCCTTCGCCCGTGCCAGCAACCTGACCGTTCACTTCCGCATCCACACGGGCGACAAGCCCTTCGAGTGCGAAGAGTGCGGCAAGCGCTTCTCAGACTCGGGGAACCTCTGCAAACATCGGCGCTCCAGTCACGGAGaggcggggaggaggaagaagggggagaactCTTGGAGCGGTGAGAAGTCGGTCAGTGGTGGTGGGTCTTCCGGTGTCGTCAGTTCCTCTGCAGTTTCTGCGTCCGTGTCCAAAGGTCAGAGCTGTGAGAAACTGGTCAGTAACGATGGTTCGGGTGTTGCTGGTGTCTCTGCGGTTTCGATGTGCAATGCATCTGACACGCCCGCTGCAGAGGTTGCGTCGTTTAGCGTTGACTTGCCGACCATGTCTGCTTTGAATCATCAGGTTCTACCTCAAACTGTTGgactaccaccattaccatcatcatcagcgttgGAAGCAAATACCAGCTCTTTTGTGACTTGCACTGTTGGTCAAGACAGCAGAAGTTATGACCCTGTTCATGATGAGAAAGACTCGTTACCCATGAAAAATGACCCACTCTGTGAAATTCCGTCCTCTCTTGCAAGCACCGGTCAGAGCTCTCTGAGCGACTTTGCCTCCTCTTTCCACCGTGGGACAGCTACTTTGGCACCAAGGGGTGGTAATCCGTCCCCGCTGTTTGAGGGGGGCGGTGCGTTCGGAGGAGGCAGTAAAAACTTTGTGGACTCGGCAGAGGGAGCGCTGAAGCAAAACACTGCTGGCATGGCAATGGAGGGAAGAGTCGACCAGCTGAAAGGAGGAGCGCTGAAGTGTGAAGACTGTCCAGCTGGTTTCTCAGACACTGGGGGTGTGGCCAGGCACAGACAGGAAGACCAGGTCAGCATCATGCTGTCGACAGGTGGGGGCACTGACCACCAGGAAGACGATCCCAGGTCCCTCCACGCGAGGCTCCCCGGTGCAGAGGAAGAGGAGCCTGCGTCTTTACTGCCGTACTTCAGCACGGCAGCATTCAGCTTCTATTACCAGCAGTAGTAGAGTGGTGGGCTggtctgtggtgtgttggtgagcAACGTCCGCTCCCTGCTTAcagtgtgactgtgtgatggtcgtgtccaactatgaccatcagaacagcagaggaggcaactgctgtccccaccatgtgggctagaatttgatcatcaTGGAGAGTGCCCTGCTCAGATTACTTCCCCACTCTTTGGGCCAAgagagctttaggacagtcagcattggaatgatccccaaaggccagctagcgtCACAGGACAACTAGCTCCAAACACTGCAACACTTGGAAGCACCAGTCAGAGCTCTCTGAGTGACTTTGCCTCCTCTTTCCACCGTGGGACAGCTACTTTGGCACCGAGGGGTGGTAATCCGTCCCCGCTGTTTGAGGGGGGCGGTGTGTTCGGAGgggccagtgcagtcttgcttcctggcttgagagtcatagtctttcacaggAGACTAAGCTGTTAACAGATTCTTATTGAAATGTGCGTTTTTGTGTCGGCAGATGTCACCAAGGTTTACCCCTATCAGCTTTGGCTGAGTATGTTGTGGGTTGCTAGGGGCATTGTGACCACACAATGAAGTATCTACTTCACTGATGCATTTTTGAGAATGGAGTGAGATTTCTTGACCAGCATCTTTAAATCGTTAGTGAGATGGTGAGCGGAGGTCTTCTCTATGGCATGGTGCAGTGCTCGTTAAAGAACCAGCCatgaaagagttttttttttcccttgctttaCACTCTGTCGAAGAACTCTCTTCAgcagataaaccgaggtcctgtgcgcagcatACACTTTGAGCTtgtgaaagaacccatgacaagaaAAAGGTTGTCCTGTAAAGTCTGAAGGAAAAAtaactttgataataaaacaaacacacttgcagacacaaaAGAAGTCTagttgttcggatgagatgataaaccgaggtcccgtgagcagcacgcacttagcgcactgaaaaagaacccatggcaacaaaagtgttgccctctggcaaaattatgtaaaaagaaatcctctttgataggtacacaaacatataatcatgcactcaaggactgacacgtgcgttgggttatgctgctgtctggcatctgcc
Protein-coding regions in this window:
- the LOC143277846 gene encoding uncharacterized protein LOC143277846 isoform X1; this translates as MEAADTRQVKDSGAVETRSAEDDEVCCLPIKFEIPSETEEVVSGNCLLTGCVTSVSQNQTCTASQQHGGAVCGTATGRRSQVTLQRSQVSLQRSQVTPQVWHLDVTDTAYRRWRQLGACLHLTCDSQLALFLMQHYEDTKAVLSAGVRCSSCHAALTLTCVTCNPMTSDPYFFTPPCSDAVSTSGAGVSNSVGNNSKDKAVEVCSNNDIGSKDFWKRDADFQVRTEQPPPCTRRKEKRKAQPSSLPPPPSPTLPPPTPPPPPPPPPPPQHHRTRKPREGSPATQQRSPRKRKLTSGNPPPSSPQQTSSPSSHTSNSTAAPPHHQTPGNGRKPTIVKKTSNPQERKPAMASKRPPTSKRPLAAQRLLGQNGRRTEADAPKGVEKNQRRHVCAECGATFSRGGGLKVHMRIHTGERPYRCEECGLSFNQTVSLVVHKRKHSGERPYVCTDCGASFPLASTLKQHGRIHSGERPFSCQHCYKTFSRSGDLTSHLRVHTGVRPFLCQDCGKRFPSSSDLAKHKRTHTDDRPFQCPHCLKRFPFPHRLTAHLRSHTGDRPYLCTVCGAAFARASNLTVHFRIHTGDKPFECEECGKRFSDSGNLCKHRRSSHGEAGRRKKGENSWSGEKSVSGGGSSGVVSSSAVSASVSKGQSCEKLVSNDGSGVAGVSAVSMCNASDTPAAEVASFSVDLPTMSALNHQVLPQTVGLPPLPSSSALEANTSSFVTCTVGQDSRSYDPVHDEKDSLPMKNDPLCEIPSSLASTGQSSLSDFASSFHRGTATLAPRGGNPSPLFEGGGAFGGGSKNFVDSAEGALKQNTAGMAMEGRVDQLKGGALKCEDCPAGFSDTGGVARHRQEDQVSIMLSTGGGTDHQEDDPRSLHARLPGAEEEEPASLLPYFSTAAFSFYYQQ
- the LOC143277846 gene encoding uncharacterized protein LOC143277846 isoform X2, with amino-acid sequence MEAADTRQVKDSGAVETRSAEDDEVCCLPIKFEIPSETEEVVSGNCLLTGCVTSVSNQTCTASQQHGGAVCGTATGRRSQVTLQRSQVSLQRSQVTPQVWHLDVTDTAYRRWRQLGACLHLTCDSQLALFLMQHYEDTKAVLSAGVRCSSCHAALTLTCVTCNPMTSDPYFFTPPCSDAVSTSGAGVSNSVGNNSKDKAVEVCSNNDIGSKDFWKRDADFQVRTEQPPPCTRRKEKRKAQPSSLPPPPSPTLPPPTPPPPPPPPPPPQHHRTRKPREGSPATQQRSPRKRKLTSGNPPPSSPQQTSSPSSHTSNSTAAPPHHQTPGNGRKPTIVKKTSNPQERKPAMASKRPPTSKRPLAAQRLLGQNGRRTEADAPKGVEKNQRRHVCAECGATFSRGGGLKVHMRIHTGERPYRCEECGLSFNQTVSLVVHKRKHSGERPYVCTDCGASFPLASTLKQHGRIHSGERPFSCQHCYKTFSRSGDLTSHLRVHTGVRPFLCQDCGKRFPSSSDLAKHKRTHTDDRPFQCPHCLKRFPFPHRLTAHLRSHTGDRPYLCTVCGAAFARASNLTVHFRIHTGDKPFECEECGKRFSDSGNLCKHRRSSHGEAGRRKKGENSWSGEKSVSGGGSSGVVSSSAVSASVSKGQSCEKLVSNDGSGVAGVSAVSMCNASDTPAAEVASFSVDLPTMSALNHQVLPQTVGLPPLPSSSALEANTSSFVTCTVGQDSRSYDPVHDEKDSLPMKNDPLCEIPSSLASTGQSSLSDFASSFHRGTATLAPRGGNPSPLFEGGGAFGGGSKNFVDSAEGALKQNTAGMAMEGRVDQLKGGALKCEDCPAGFSDTGGVARHRQEDQVSIMLSTGGGTDHQEDDPRSLHARLPGAEEEEPASLLPYFSTAAFSFYYQQ